Proteins encoded in a region of the Prunus persica cultivar Lovell chromosome G4, Prunus_persica_NCBIv2, whole genome shotgun sequence genome:
- the LOC18779079 gene encoding uncharacterized protein LOC18779079, translated as MEKRKAVASLANSLNNLDLNSRSNPNPQIPQTQSSRRQLERTKSPPSLQSLCLGVVGKHLEDIIPDLSEIAINFPPDVKMALVAIARRRKLLDDDVIVSLADHTWKILDLSASDVSDFGLAKVAEICTSLGAVDISRCDKITTSGVSELVQHCLSLETLRCGGSPRSDHTARRCLDIFKPKLNDVEGDSWEELNTEEIANGAQSLRWLVWPKIDKNSLEGFSSECPRIIVNPNPSPFGFRGTQVPREALPDIQLDDSIVKDLDPKTWAVRGFTLKAMPPSLSSHTELSVAEKFRLAFEERDNRLAPKRAKNARQHQRRAEREWVMTDTTAKAVALASRASRSLHSWN; from the exons ATGGAAAAACGAAAAGCCGTCGCTTCTCTTGCAAattctttgaacaatttagATTTGAATTCCAGATCCAATCCCAACCCCCAAATCCCTCAAACTCAATCCTCCA GAAGGCAGCTTGAAAGGACCAAGTCTCCTCCCAGCTTACAAAGCTTGTGTCTTGGAGTTGTCGGCAAACATTTGGAGGATATAATCCCAGACTTGTCAGAGATTGCAATCAACTTTCCTCCAGATGTTAAG ATGGCACTGGTGGCAATTGCTAGGAGGAGAAAGTTACTCGACGATGATGTTATTGTCTCTTTAGCTGATCATACCTGGAAAATTCTTGACCTTTCTGCATCAGATGTTTCGGATTTCGGCTTAGCAAAAGTGGCTGAGATATGTACATCACTTGGAGCTGTTGATATTAG CCGGTGTGACAAAATTACTACTTCTGGAGTTTCTGAACTTGTGCAACATTGCCTTTCATTGGAGACGTTGAGATGCGG AGGGAGCCCAAGGAGTGACCACACTGCACGCAGGTGCTTGGATATATTTAAACCGAAGTTGAATGATGTAGAGGGAGACTCCTGGGAAGAACTGAATACTGAAGAAATTGCTAATGGTGCACAATCATTGCGTTGGCTTGTGTGG CCAAAGATTGATAAAAATTCATTGGAGGGATTTTCCTCTGAATGCCCTCGCATTATAGTAAATCCGAACCCATCACCCTTCGGATTCAGGGGAACCCAAGTTCCCAGGGAAGCATTGCCAGATATCCAGTTGGATGATTCTATTGTCAAGGATCTTGATCCCAAAACGTGGGCAGTGCGTGGTTTTACACTCAAGGCAATGCCCCCATCTCTTTCAAGCCACACGGAATTGTCAGTGGCTGAAAAGTTTAGACTTGCTTTTGAGGAAAGGGATAATCGGTTAGCTCCAAAGCGAGCTAAAAATGCAAGGCAACATCAGCGGCGTGCTGAGAGGGAGTGGGTGATGACGGATACAACAGCTAAGGCAGTAGCTTTAGCCTCACGAGCGAGCAGATCTCTACACAGTTGGAACTAg
- the LOC18778319 gene encoding syntaxin-61: MPSAQDPFYVVKEEIQESIDKLQSSFHQWERISSDTGEQLHLTKELIATCGSIDWQVDELDKAISVAARDPTWYGIDEVELEKRRRWTSTARAQVGAVKKAVEAGKDSTGTSVNGMRRELMRLANSQETDRSNQYAAQHNDDFITSESDRQLLLIKQQDEELDELSASVERIGGVGLTIHEELLAQEKIVDELGMEMDSTSNRLDFVQKKVATVMKKAGVKGQCMMIVFLLVLFIILFVLVFLT; the protein is encoded by the exons ATGCCCTCAGCTCAAGATCCATTCTATGTTGTCAAAGAGGAGATTCAAGAATCT ATTGATAAGTTGCAATCTTCTTTTCATCAATGGGAACGCATTTCATCTGATACTGGAGAGCAATTACACCTCACAAAAGAACTGATTGCTACTTGTGGAAGCATTGACTGGCAG GTGGATGAGTTGGACAAAGCAATTTCCGTAGCAGCTAGAGATCCTACTTGGTATGGCATTGATGAAGTGGAACTTGAAAAAAGAAGGAGATGGACGAGCACTGCTCGTGCTCAG GTGGGTGCTGTAAAAAAAGCAGTGGAAGCTGGAAAGGATTCTACTGGCACTAGTGTGAATGGGATGCGCCGAGAACTAATGAGGCTGGCTAATTCTCAGGAGACAGATAGATCTAACCAGTATGCTGCACAACATAACGATGATTTCATAACATCTGAATCAGATAGACAGTTGCTTCTCATAAA GCAACAGGATGAGGAGTTGGATGAACTTAGTGCAAGTGTGGAGAGAATTGGGGGTGTTGGGCTTACCATTCATGAAGAGCTCCTTGCACAG GAGAAGATTGTAGATGAATTGGGTATGGAAATGGACAGTACATCAAATCGTCTTGATTTTGTTCAG AAAAAAGTGGCTACAGTTATGAAGAAGGCTGGTGTAAAAGGCCAGTGTATGATGATTGTATTTTTGCTGGTCCTGTTCATcatcctttttgttttggtcttCCTCACCTAG